The Candidatus Dormiibacterota bacterium region GGTGAGTTTCAACGCGCGAATGCCGCAACGGCGATCGTGGCTCTGGAGGCTCTCGATGCGAACCTGCGCCCGAGTATCGAGGCGATCGAGACCGGGTTCGCTCACCTTGCGATTCCGGGACGCATGGAACTTTTCAGCGGCCATCCGAGCGTGGTATTCGACATCGCACACAACGCCGAGAAAGCCGAACACCTGACGATGTCGTTGCGAGAGCGATTCCCCGGGCGGCGTTTTCGCTTCGTCGTCGCCATCGGTCAGAGTAAGGATGCCGAGCAGATCTTGCGCGCCTTCGCTTCGGCCGGAGCATCGTTCATTTTTACGACGTTCGCCGCAGCGGGGCGGCAGGCGATGCGGCCGGCGCGTCTCGCCGCGATTGCGGAATCGATCGGGGCTTGGGGCCGCGCGATCGACGATCCGGTCGAAGCCTTGGCGGTTGCGAGGCGCTCGGCAACGGACGACGACGTCGTCGTCGTAACGGGGTCGACGTTCATCGTCGCGATGCTGCGAGCGTGGTGGTTCGAGCACGTTCTCGATTTCGATACCGCGCATGTCTGATCGCGAGCCGCTCCGCGTTCGCGACACGACGTTCGACTGGGGTGCCCGAACCTATCTCATGGCGATCGTCAACGTCACTCCGGATTCGTTCTCCGGCGACGGCATCGAGGACGCGCAACTCGCGATCGCGAGTGCGATCGGTCAATGGGAGCGTGGCGCGGATATTTTAGATATCGGCGGTGAGTCGACGCGCCCCGGCCACACCCTGCTGGACGTGGAAGAAGAACTCGCTCGCGTCGTGCCGGTGATCCGAGGCGTGCGCTCGGCGCTACCGAGCGCTCCGATTTCGATCGATACGTACAAGCCGGCGGTGGCAAAGGCCGCGTGCGCGGCGGGTGCCGACATCATCAACTGCGTCTGGGGCGCGCCGGACGACATGCTGGCCGTTGCGGTCGAATGCGCCACGCCGTTCGTCGCCATGCACAATCAGCACGGCACGCATTACGACGGCAACGTGATGGACGACGTGGTAGCGGCGCTGCGCGACGCCGCGCAACGGGCCCGGTCGTGCGGCGTGCCGATGATCGTCGACCCGGGTATCGGCTTTGGGAAGACGGCCGATCAAAATATCGCGGTTCTCGCCGAGTTACGGCGTCTCACGCAGCTCGGGTTTCCGACGCTCCTTGGGACGTCGCGTAAATCGACGCTTGGCAAACTCACCGGGCGCGAACCCGCCGAGCGCGCCTTCGGCACCGCCGCTACGACCGCGCTCGCGATTGCAGCCGGCATCGATATCGTGCGGGTGCACGACGTTGCGGAGACGCGCGACGTCATCGCGGTGAGCGATGCGATCGAGCGTGGCTGGAGGCCGGCAACGTGGACCGCATAGCGCTGCGCGGCATGCGCGTCTACGGTCGCCATGGAGCGAATCCGGGAGAACGCGATCGCGAGCAGCCCTTCGATATCGACGTGCTGCTCGAGGTCGATTTGCGCTCGGCCCAGGCTTCCGATGTGCTGGGAGACACGGTGGACTACGCCGGCCTGCATCGCCGGCTCACCGAAATCGTACGCACGCGTTCCTACGCACTGTTGGAGCGGCTCGCCGGCGAGTTGCTGCACGTGGTCTTCGCCGACGCGCGCGTACGGCGCGCGCAGATCTCCATTGCGAAACCGGCGTTGCTCGAAGGCGCTACGCCGTCGGTCACGCTCGAGCGCGACAATCCGCGTTGGCGCTAGCGTACGTCGGAATCGGCTCCAACCTCGGCGACTCGGCGGCGCGCGTACGCGATGCGATCGTCGCATTGGCGAGCCTCGGCTCGGTGCGCGCGCAATCGTCGCTCTATCGCAGCGCTCCTTGGGGAAGAACCGATCAGCCCGCCTTCATCAACGCGGTCGTTCGGCTCGATACCGATCTTACGCCGTTAGCGTTGCTCGATGCGCTCAAGGCGATTGAGACGCGGCTTGGGCGCACGCCCGGCGAGCGCTGGGGGCCGCGAGCGATCGATCTGGATATTCTCACCTACGACGACGAAAGCGTGGAGCTGGCCACGCTGCGCGTTCCGCACCCGCACCTGTACGAGCGAGCGTTCGTGCTCGTCCCGTTGGCGGAGATCGACGATCGCTATCGGCCGGCGCGCGACGCGTTGCAAGCTTCCGAGCGCGACGGCGTTACGCCATACGTTGGTCGAACGGGCTGAGGAGGTCTTGCCGGGGACACGGCAAGGGTCGCCGCCAAGCGAGCCTTCGGCGGCCGCCGCTTGGCGCCCCAAACCCGCGGGGCGGGGCAGGCGAGGTCCGTAGCGAAACGAAGGCGGTCATGTCCGACGAGCAGCACCTATCCGGCCTCGCTGAGCGCGTGCGCGTCCTAGCGCAGGCCTTTGTTGCGAGCGATCTCCTTCGCGTTCGGGTCGAGCGCAAGCACGAGGCGATCGAACTCGCGCGTAACTACGTACCCGCCGGGCTCGCGGAGCTTCCGTCCGAGTTCGAATCCGCGACGGCTGCCGCGCCGGTCAAACTCGATACGGTGCGGGCCGACCTCGTGGGGATCTTTCATTTGTGCCGGCCGCAGCCGTTCGAGGGCGAACGCCTCGAGGGCGACCGGGAACTGGCGTATATTGAAGCACTAGGCATCCGCAATCCGGTGCGCAGTCGTGGTGCGGGTCGCGTTGTCGCCATCCGCGCGACCGACGGCGACCCGGTGGAGTACGGCCAGCCGCTCTTCGAACTCGACCGAGGATAAATCGATTTTCAAAAAAGTGTTGATCGCCAACCGCGGCGAGATTGCCCTGCGTATCAATCGCGCCTGCCAAGAGCTAGGGGTGCGTACGGTTGCGGTGTTCTCAGAGGCCGATCGGGAGTCGCTGCACGTGCGGCAAGCCGATGAGGCCTTCTGCGTCGGCCCGGGCCCGGTGGCGCGGTCGTACCTCAACATACCCAACGTCATTTCAACGGCGCTGATCACCGGCTGCGACGCCGTTCATCCCGGCTACGGTTTCCTGGCCGAGAACGCTCGCTTCGCCGAGATCTGCGCCGACCACGGCCTCACGTTCATCGGCCCAAAGCCGAGCGTCATTGCCGCGATGGGCGATAAGGCGACGGCCAAACGCGTGATGCACGACGCCGGCGTAGCGACCACGCCCGGCACCGATATTCTGAGTTCGGCCGACGAAGCGCGCAAGGCGGCGAAGAAGATCGGCTACCCGGTGCTCCTCAAGGCCACGGCCGGCGGCGGCGGCAAGGGGATGCGCACGGTCGGGAACGAGCAGGACCTCGAGCGCGCGTTTTCGAGCGCGACGGCCGAAGCCGAAGCGAGTTTCAAAGACGGCCGGCTCTACATGGAAAAGCTCATCATCGATCCGCGTCACATCGAGGTTCAAGTCTTGGCCGACTCGTTCGGCAATGTGGTGCATCTGGGCGAACGCGACTGTTCGGTGCAGAAGCCGTCGCACCAAAAACTGATCGAAGAGGCTCCCGCGCCCAACCTTTCGCAAAAAGCGCGCAACGCGCTCCACGATATGGCGGTGCGCGCCTGCAAGCACGTCGGGTATAGCAACGCCGGGACGCTCGAGTTCCTCGTGAGCGGCGACCAAGTCTTTTTTATGGAGATGAACACGCGCATCCAGGTCGAGCACCCGGTCACCGAAATGGTCTACAGCATCGACTTGGTCAAAGAGCAGATTCGCATTGCGTCGGGCGAGACGCTGGGGTACACGCAGCGCGATTTGGTGGCCCGCGGCCACGCCATCGAGTGTCGTATCAACGCCGAGGATTCGTCCAACAACTTCGCCCCGCAGGCCGGGACCCTCGCGGACGTCGTGTTCCCGGGCGGGCCGGGGATCCGCGTCGATACGCACGTTTACGCCGGGGCGACGATTCCGCCGTACTACGATTCGATGCTCGCCAAAATCGTCGCGTTCGGCGAGACGCGCGACGCCGCGATCGCGCGCATGGAGCGGGCGTTGCGCGAGACGGTCGTGGACGGCGTGAATACCACGATCGAGCAATGCCTGGAAATCTTGGCGCACCCGCGCTTTCGCGAAGGCCGTTACGATATCGGTTTCTTACCCTCGCTGCTCAAGGCGCGGGTGTAGCAGTGGCATCTCGGCGCATGGGGCGCGAACAAGCTCTGCAAGCACTCTACTCGATCGTCGTCGGACATCGCGACGCCGCGGATGCGTTAAGCGAGATCATCGGCGATGCGGCCCCGGCCGAGCATCGCGCGTTCGTCAAGGATCTCGTGCTCGGTTCGCTCGACTATACGGACGAAGCCGACAGTGCGTTCGCGCCGCTCATGGAGG contains the following coding sequences:
- the accC gene encoding acetyl-CoA carboxylase biotin carboxylase subunit, which translates into the protein MFKKVLIANRGEIALRINRACQELGVRTVAVFSEADRESLHVRQADEAFCVGPGPVARSYLNIPNVISTALITGCDAVHPGYGFLAENARFAEICADHGLTFIGPKPSVIAAMGDKATAKRVMHDAGVATTPGTDILSSADEARKAAKKIGYPVLLKATAGGGGKGMRTVGNEQDLERAFSSATAEAEASFKDGRLYMEKLIIDPRHIEVQVLADSFGNVVHLGERDCSVQKPSHQKLIEEAPAPNLSQKARNALHDMAVRACKHVGYSNAGTLEFLVSGDQVFFMEMNTRIQVEHPVTEMVYSIDLVKEQIRIASGETLGYTQRDLVARGHAIECRINAEDSSNNFAPQAGTLADVVFPGGPGIRVDTHVYAGATIPPYYDSMLAKIVAFGETRDAAIARMERALRETVVDGVNTTIEQCLEILAHPRFREGRYDIGFLPSLLKARV
- the folK gene encoding 2-amino-4-hydroxy-6-hydroxymethyldihydropteridine diphosphokinase, giving the protein MALAYVGIGSNLGDSAARVRDAIVALASLGSVRAQSSLYRSAPWGRTDQPAFINAVVRLDTDLTPLALLDALKAIETRLGRTPGERWGPRAIDLDILTYDDESVELATLRVPHPHLYERAFVLVPLAEIDDRYRPARDALQASERDGVTPYVGRTG
- the folB gene encoding dihydroneopterin aldolase, translated to MDRIALRGMRVYGRHGANPGERDREQPFDIDVLLEVDLRSAQASDVLGDTVDYAGLHRRLTEIVRTRSYALLERLAGELLHVVFADARVRRAQISIAKPALLEGATPSVTLERDNPRWR
- the nusB gene encoding transcription antitermination factor NusB translates to MASRRMGREQALQALYSIVVGHRDAADALSEIIGDAAPAEHRAFVKDLVLGSLDYTDEADSAFAPLMEGWTVERLPTIDRLLLEMGTFELRCRPQTPAPVVINEAVELAKKFSTEDSGRFVNGVLSAVANAKA
- a CDS encoding biotin/lipoyl-containing protein — its product is MSDEQHLSGLAERVRVLAQAFVASDLLRVRVERKHEAIELARNYVPAGLAELPSEFESATAAAPVKLDTVRADLVGIFHLCRPQPFEGERLEGDRELAYIEALGIRNPVRSRGAGRVVAIRATDGDPVEYGQPLFELDRG
- the folP gene encoding dihydropteroate synthase; this encodes MSDREPLRVRDTTFDWGARTYLMAIVNVTPDSFSGDGIEDAQLAIASAIGQWERGADILDIGGESTRPGHTLLDVEEELARVVPVIRGVRSALPSAPISIDTYKPAVAKAACAAGADIINCVWGAPDDMLAVAVECATPFVAMHNQHGTHYDGNVMDDVVAALRDAAQRARSCGVPMIVDPGIGFGKTADQNIAVLAELRRLTQLGFPTLLGTSRKSTLGKLTGREPAERAFGTAATTALAIAAGIDIVRVHDVAETRDVIAVSDAIERGWRPATWTA